From one Planktothrix sp. FACHB-1365 genomic stretch:
- a CDS encoding AAA-like domain-containing protein → MLAQYQVGGSLQNNDPTYVVRSCDHQLYNALKAGEFCYVFNSRQMGKSSLLVRTKHLLESEGYCCAVIDMTQIGSQDTTPLQWYKGMMMDLLRGFQCFSKLNFKTWWNEQEGISLLQKFNEFLEILLIEQFPEQNLCIFIDEIDSFLSLKFPIDDFFALIRACYNQRAINPAYKRLTFALFGVATPSDLIADKTRTPFNIGTAINLTGFTLEEATPLAEGLIQVLEQPKVVLQEVLNWTNGQPFLTQKLLKLLLLNYEQNFDFIAENSLNLWIKKILRSQMIEKWESQDEPEHLRTIRDRLIHNPKNAGRLLGIYQTILQGKDIETNDSREQIELFLSGLMIKDQGYLKVRNLIYQEVFNLEWVQEQLAKLRPYSQTFDAWIASGQQDESRLLRGQALKDAQLWSHGKSLSDLDYNFLSASQNIDYQESQQKLELERAKAIEAQFIEEQKNTRLQRLLLGAISLAFFLSSSLGFLAFQQYKKARISNREARISEIKALVSSSQGLFASNHQLDAMIDAIKAKRRLDSLGNVDGQTQENVEIALRKTVYGTNEFNRLIGHKGVLLGVAISPNDQLIATASMDHTVKIWQRDGKLLQTLNHPTAVTRLAFSPDSQQIVSGSLDGTVQLWRVDGSLIKTIQAHQTPVWGVAFSPDGKQIASASTDKTIKLWDLNAKLLHTFQGHQLPVWNVAFSSDGQMIASASLDQTVKLWSLDGRLLHTLKGHQNAVWDVAFCSQGNLLVSGSGDRTAKIWKTDGTLVKTLNSNDAVMGVDCRGEYIATGGKDNQVKVWHIDGTFIRDLKQHNSAIRDIAMSSDGLMIASASVDRTVKLWKRNQYLLKPLYDHKDTIWDIATSPDGKLFATASEDNTLKLWYTDGKLWQTVEQPQSSFRAVIFSPDSRLMVTGSNNYTVQLWDVSNRDQSPVKLLRTFKGHQATVFALAIAPNGKTIATAGDDRTIKIWNLDGKLLHNIKAHQERIGGLAFSRDGQLLVSSSQDGTVKLWQADGKPVKTLRNSKAACWGVAFSPQGNLIASVCQDRNLKLWKLDGTLLKTIQTERENLTEIAFSPDGQIIAIGSLDSQVELWSLEGKLLKSLPGDQGWVMTLAFTADGKFLISGGDDRRVILWDVNKILHVNELEYACNWVKDYLRTNIEVEKSDTPNDTLRDRLLCP, encoded by the coding sequence ATGTTAGCTCAATATCAAGTTGGTGGAAGTTTACAGAATAATGACCCAACCTATGTGGTTCGTTCCTGCGACCACCAACTTTATAACGCCTTAAAAGCCGGAGAATTTTGTTATGTGTTTAATTCTCGACAAATGGGCAAATCGTCTTTATTAGTCAGAACCAAGCATTTGCTTGAAAGCGAAGGATATTGTTGTGCTGTAATTGATATGACCCAAATTGGCAGTCAAGATACCACGCCGCTACAATGGTATAAAGGAATGATGATGGATTTATTGCGGGGATTTCAATGTTTTAGCAAACTCAATTTTAAAACCTGGTGGAATGAACAAGAGGGAATTTCTTTATTACAAAAATTTAATGAATTTTTAGAAATTTTATTAATTGAGCAATTTCCTGAACAAAATCTGTGTATTTTTATTGATGAAATTGATAGTTTTCTGAGTTTAAAATTTCCCATTGATGATTTTTTTGCCTTGATTCGAGCTTGCTATAATCAACGAGCCATCAATCCCGCCTATAAACGCTTAACCTTTGCCTTATTTGGTGTAGCGACTCCCTCGGATTTAATCGCAGATAAAACCCGCACCCCGTTTAATATTGGAACTGCCATTAATTTAACCGGATTTACCTTAGAAGAAGCGACTCCATTAGCTGAAGGATTAATCCAAGTTCTTGAACAGCCTAAAGTGGTTCTGCAAGAGGTGTTAAACTGGACAAACGGGCAACCTTTTTTAACCCAAAAGTTATTAAAATTATTACTGTTAAATTACGAGCAAAATTTTGATTTTATAGCTGAAAATAGTTTGAATCTTTGGATCAAAAAAATCCTGCGATCGCAAATGATTGAAAAATGGGAATCTCAAGACGAACCCGAACACCTCAGAACCATCCGAGATCGGCTAATTCATAACCCCAAAAATGCAGGCAGATTGTTAGGAATTTACCAAACGATTCTGCAAGGGAAAGACATTGAAACCAATGATAGTCGGGAACAAATTGAATTATTCTTATCCGGTTTAATGATTAAAGATCAGGGATATTTAAAAGTTAGAAACTTAATTTATCAAGAAGTCTTTAATTTAGAGTGGGTACAAGAACAATTAGCGAAACTCCGCCCCTATTCTCAAACCTTTGACGCTTGGATTGCATCGGGTCAACAAGATGAATCCCGTTTATTAAGAGGACAAGCCTTAAAAGATGCTCAACTTTGGTCACACGGGAAAAGTTTAAGCGATTTAGATTATAATTTTCTCAGTGCATCCCAAAATATTGATTATCAAGAAAGCCAACAAAAATTAGAACTCGAACGAGCTAAAGCAATTGAAGCGCAGTTTATTGAAGAACAAAAAAATACCCGATTACAAAGATTATTATTAGGAGCGATTAGTCTGGCATTTTTCCTGTCTTCTAGCTTAGGATTCTTGGCATTTCAACAATATAAAAAAGCTCGAATTAGTAATAGAGAAGCTAGAATTAGCGAAATTAAAGCCTTAGTATCCTCTTCTCAAGGTTTATTTGCCTCCAATCACCAATTAGACGCGATGATTGATGCCATTAAAGCCAAACGCAGATTAGATAGTTTAGGAAATGTCGATGGTCAAACCCAAGAAAATGTAGAAATTGCCTTAAGAAAAACCGTTTATGGAACCAACGAATTTAACCGTTTAATCGGCCATAAAGGTGTTTTGTTGGGTGTGGCAATTAGTCCTAACGATCAATTGATTGCCACTGCCAGTATGGATCATACGGTTAAAATTTGGCAGCGAGATGGCAAGTTATTGCAAACCTTAAACCATCCTACAGCCGTGACTCGCTTGGCTTTCAGTCCTGATAGTCAACAGATTGTTTCAGGAAGTTTAGATGGGACGGTTCAACTTTGGCGAGTTGATGGGAGTTTAATTAAAACAATTCAAGCTCATCAAACCCCGGTGTGGGGAGTAGCGTTTAGTCCAGATGGTAAACAAATTGCTTCTGCAAGTACAGATAAAACGATCAAATTATGGGATCTTAATGCCAAATTATTGCACACATTTCAAGGACATCAACTCCCCGTTTGGAATGTAGCATTTAGTTCCGATGGTCAAATGATTGCTTCTGCATCCCTGGATCAAACCGTGAAGCTTTGGAGTCTTGACGGTCGGTTACTTCACACCCTCAAAGGACATCAGAATGCGGTTTGGGATGTGGCGTTTTGTTCCCAAGGAAATTTACTGGTTTCAGGAAGTGGCGATCGCACCGCTAAAATTTGGAAAACTGACGGAACTTTAGTCAAAACACTTAATAGCAATGATGCTGTTATGGGGGTTGATTGTCGAGGTGAATATATTGCTACGGGAGGCAAAGATAATCAGGTAAAAGTTTGGCACATTGATGGAACTTTTATTCGAGACTTAAAGCAACATAATTCAGCCATTCGAGATATTGCCATGAGTTCTGATGGTTTGATGATAGCCTCCGCAAGTGTCGATCGCACTGTCAAACTTTGGAAACGCAATCAATATCTGTTAAAACCCCTTTACGATCATAAAGATACCATTTGGGATATTGCCACCAGTCCTGATGGTAAATTATTTGCGACCGCCAGTGAAGATAATACTCTGAAACTATGGTACACGGATGGCAAATTGTGGCAAACTGTTGAACAACCTCAATCTAGTTTTCGCGCTGTAATTTTCAGTCCAGATAGTCGTTTAATGGTGACAGGGAGTAATAACTATACGGTACAACTTTGGGATGTTAGCAATCGAGATCAATCTCCGGTTAAACTGTTGCGAACATTTAAAGGACATCAGGCTACTGTTTTTGCCCTGGCGATCGCTCCTAATGGCAAAACCATCGCTACAGCAGGAGATGATCGAACGATTAAAATTTGGAATTTAGATGGCAAACTTTTGCATAATATTAAGGCTCATCAGGAAAGAATCGGAGGATTAGCCTTTAGTCGGGACGGTCAACTCCTGGTTTCTAGCAGTCAAGATGGTACTGTGAAACTTTGGCAAGCTGATGGTAAACCCGTGAAAACTTTGAGAAATTCAAAAGCGGCTTGTTGGGGAGTTGCGTTTAGTCCTCAAGGAAATCTCATCGCTTCTGTCTGTCAAGATCGCAATCTGAAACTGTGGAAACTAGATGGAACATTACTGAAAACGATTCAAACAGAGAGGGAGAATTTAACGGAAATTGCTTTTAGTCCTGACGGTCAAATTATCGCCATAGGAAGTCTTGATAGTCAGGTGGAATTATGGAGTTTAGAGGGAAAATTACTCAAGTCTTTACCCGGAGATCAAGGATGGGTAATGACTCTGGCTTTTACTGCGGATGGTAAATTCTTGATTTCTGGAGGAGATGATCGCCGGGTGATTTTGTGGGATGTCAATAAGATTCTTCACGTTAATGAATTAGAGTATGCTTGTAATTGGGTCAAGGATTATTTACGAACTAATATTGAAGTTGAAAAAAGCGATACGCCTAACGACACGCTACGAGATCGCTTATTATGTCCCTAG
- a CDS encoding AAA-like domain-containing protein: MLTQYQVGGSLHNNDPTYVVRSCDHELYHALKSGEFCYIFNSRQMGKSSLLVRTKHQLETEGYCCAVIDITRIGSQDTTPLQWYKGMIMDLLRGFGCFGKLNFKTWWQEQEEISLVQKFNEFFKILLIEQFPEQNLCIFIMELCWLLFPQTM, encoded by the coding sequence ATGCTTACTCAATATCAAGTCGGTGGGAGCTTACATAATAATGATCCAACTTATGTGGTTCGTTCTTGTGATCATGAATTGTATCACGCTCTCAAATCTGGAGAATTCTGCTATATTTTTAATTCCCGACAAATGGGCAAATCTTCTTTATTAGTCAGAACCAAACATCAACTCGAAACTGAAGGATATTGTTGTGCGGTTATCGATATAACCCGCATTGGAAGTCAAGATACCACTCCCTTACAATGGTATAAAGGAATGATCATGGATTTATTGCGAGGATTCGGGTGTTTTGGCAAACTGAATTTTAAAACTTGGTGGCAAGAACAAGAGGAAATTTCTTTAGTTCAAAAATTTAATGAATTTTTTAAAATTTTATTAATTGAGCAATTTCCTGAACAAAATCTCTGTATTTTTATTATGGAACTTTGCTGGCTACTTTTCCCACAGACAATGTAA
- a CDS encoding WD40 repeat domain-containing protein yields MLATFPTDNVIFGVDCSDNGEYIATGGNDNSVKIWQPDGTFLKTLSKHNGVVRDIAFRSDGLMAASASDDGSVKLWQRNQSLLRPLYGHQDTVWDIATSADGQLIASGGDNWVRDYLRTNIKVEKIDRSLCQ; encoded by the coding sequence TTGCTGGCTACTTTTCCCACAGACAATGTAATCTTTGGTGTCGATTGTAGCGATAATGGTGAATATATTGCTACGGGTGGTAATGATAATTCTGTCAAAATTTGGCAACCCGACGGAACTTTTCTGAAAACATTAAGCAAACACAATGGGGTTGTTCGGGATATTGCCTTCAGAAGTGATGGACTGATGGCGGCTTCTGCCAGTGATGATGGTAGTGTCAAGCTTTGGCAACGGAATCAATCTTTGTTAAGACCCCTGTATGGCCACCAGGATACCGTTTGGGATATTGCTACCAGTGCAGACGGTCAATTAATTGCTTCTGGCGGCGATAATTGGGTAAGGGATTATTTACGAACAAATATTAAAGTTGAAAAGATTGATCGCTCTTTATGCCAATAG
- a CDS encoding DUF928 domain-containing protein, whose protein sequence is MNLTQLTVFAFVSIHLLSIFADFNSVTPQVNTSNSQQVATEFTPPDTEEDNNREGSGSRTGCPAVTKPLTAIIPNSKIDLTLSAYPTFWVYVPYQSNGESQAEFILLDDQEEAIFKEKITLSGTPGIIKFKLPQNAPALEVGKIYYWQFAFICNPQIRAEDDYVQGAIQRVTPTAALINQLEQSTTPLEQIEVYAQNKFWYETLTMLGSMRQEKPQDPRILKEWKELLTSIGLENLVEEPIISQD, encoded by the coding sequence ATGAATCTAACTCAATTGACAGTGTTCGCCTTTGTTTCAATTCATTTATTGTCTATTTTTGCCGATTTTAACTCGGTAACTCCACAAGTAAATACCTCAAATTCTCAGCAAGTAGCAACGGAATTTACACCCCCTGATACAGAAGAAGATAACAACCGAGAAGGTTCGGGGAGTCGAACAGGATGTCCAGCCGTCACGAAACCGTTAACGGCTATCATTCCTAATAGTAAAATAGATTTAACGTTATCCGCCTACCCGACATTTTGGGTTTATGTTCCCTATCAATCGAATGGTGAATCTCAAGCTGAATTTATTCTTTTAGATGATCAGGAAGAAGCGATTTTTAAAGAAAAAATAACCCTTTCAGGAACCCCTGGAATAATTAAGTTTAAACTGCCTCAAAATGCTCCCGCTTTAGAAGTAGGTAAGATCTATTATTGGCAATTTGCCTTTATTTGTAATCCCCAAATTAGGGCAGAAGATGATTATGTGCAAGGAGCAATTCAACGGGTTACACCCACAGCCGCGTTAATCAATCAGTTAGAACAATCCACAACTCCTTTAGAACAAATAGAGGTTTATGCCCAAAATAAATTCTGGTATGAAACTCTAACAATGTTAGGATCAATGCGGCAGGAAAAACCCCAAGATCCTCGAATTTTAAAAGAATGGAAGGAGTTATTAACCTCAATTGGCTTAGAAAATTTGGTAGAAGAACCGATTATATCTCAAGATTAA
- a CDS encoding CHASE2 domain-containing protein gives MTDKIVLLNLGLGDLIAGFPGVTAMVWDSGNPYPMKFNGSLPSCSELMAIARRWQLMYQSLYQSLAFRPRIELETEDITQVSQVEFGDICQQYKNYFNNWLNSPEFRKIDQKLRSILHPSDNIQLILETDNIPVRRLPWHQWQFFQDYPQAEFALSTPEYHQQFSSNSLKTHLRILAILGDSRGIDVNTDRQLLTTLPNVETVFLVEPSREQLDEQLWNQQGWDILFFAGHSCSFDHEETGEFAINPQERVAVRDLIPGFKKAIERGLTLAIFNSCDGLGIATELTQLNIPQMIVMREPVADAVAHDFLKFFLQKLISGDSFYLSVREARERLYIRENQFPCASWLPVICQNPAVLPLKFKPQIPQKKAQFKNKLKSLSSFPIAVNLSIIILIIGFRFLGGFEFWELHAYDQLMRSRPPEQPDKRLLLVTATENDIQNLNGEWPLTDQKLSQVLKSLQRHQPRVIGLNLYRDYPKPPGSKDFTQFLIDNPKQVMVICKGKNQDKDAINPPLNAINDQVGFSDIQVDSDGVLRRQILFTNINDSENCNPQYGFSTRVAFNYLDDEGIKPERSDNLNIIILNNTFFKRLIRVGFYSKNNIKMFQILLNYRNSVKLAKSVSVTEVLNQKVDPNLIQDKIVLIGTTASSGKGESWSTPYSKKPVPGLFLQAEMVSQIISAVLDGRALITVWPISVELLWISLWSLLGGGLAWIVRDQVGLLVIVASATGVLYGVCWLFLVQGVWVPLITPGLGLVLSTLLIRVK, from the coding sequence ATGACCGATAAAATTGTATTGTTAAACTTAGGGTTAGGGGATTTAATCGCAGGTTTTCCTGGGGTCACAGCGATGGTTTGGGACTCAGGAAATCCCTATCCGATGAAGTTTAATGGTAGTTTACCGAGTTGTTCAGAATTAATGGCGATCGCCCGTCGTTGGCAATTAATGTATCAAAGTCTCTATCAAAGTTTAGCGTTTCGTCCGAGAATTGAATTAGAAACTGAAGATATTACTCAGGTTTCTCAAGTAGAATTTGGGGATATTTGTCAGCAATATAAAAACTATTTCAATAATTGGTTAAATTCTCCTGAGTTTAGAAAAATTGATCAAAAATTACGTTCAATTTTACATCCTTCTGATAACATTCAATTAATCTTAGAAACCGATAATATTCCTGTTCGCCGTTTACCTTGGCATCAGTGGCAATTTTTCCAAGATTATCCCCAAGCTGAATTCGCTTTAAGTACCCCAGAATATCATCAACAATTTTCTTCAAATTCCCTTAAAACTCACCTAAGAATTTTAGCGATTTTGGGAGATAGTCGAGGCATTGATGTGAATACCGATCGTCAATTATTGACGACATTACCCAATGTAGAAACGGTATTTTTAGTTGAACCTTCCCGTGAACAATTGGATGAACAATTATGGAATCAACAGGGATGGGATATTCTATTTTTTGCTGGACATAGTTGTAGTTTTGATCACGAAGAAACGGGAGAATTTGCGATTAATCCTCAAGAACGAGTCGCCGTTAGAGACTTAATACCGGGGTTTAAAAAAGCCATTGAGCGAGGGTTAACTTTAGCGATTTTTAACTCCTGTGATGGGTTAGGAATTGCAACGGAACTTACCCAATTAAATATTCCCCAAATGATTGTAATGCGAGAACCAGTTGCGGATGCTGTCGCACATGATTTTCTCAAATTTTTTCTGCAAAAATTGATATCGGGAGACTCTTTTTATTTGTCAGTTCGAGAAGCTAGGGAACGATTATATATTCGGGAAAATCAGTTTCCTTGTGCGAGTTGGTTGCCTGTTATTTGTCAAAATCCGGCGGTTTTACCCTTAAAATTTAAACCTCAAATTCCTCAGAAGAAAGCTCAGTTTAAAAATAAATTAAAATCTTTATCTTCTTTTCCTATAGCTGTTAATTTATCGATTATAATCTTAATTATAGGGTTTCGATTTTTAGGAGGGTTTGAATTTTGGGAATTACACGCTTATGATCAATTAATGCGATCGCGTCCTCCTGAACAACCGGACAAACGATTATTATTAGTAACAGCTACCGAAAATGATATTCAAAATTTAAACGGAGAATGGCCGCTTACCGATCAAAAATTGAGCCAAGTTTTAAAAAGCTTACAACGTCATCAACCGAGAGTTATTGGGTTAAATCTTTATCGAGATTATCCTAAACCCCCAGGTAGTAAAGATTTTACTCAATTCCTAATAGATAACCCAAAGCAAGTCATGGTGATTTGTAAAGGGAAAAATCAGGATAAAGACGCAATTAACCCCCCCCTAAATGCAATTAATGATCAGGTTGGTTTTAGTGATATTCAAGTTGATTCTGATGGGGTATTACGTCGCCAAATTTTGTTTACAAATATTAATGATTCTGAAAACTGTAATCCTCAATATGGATTTAGTACCCGTGTCGCATTCAATTATCTTGACGATGAAGGGATTAAACCGGAGCGGAGTGACAATCTAAATATAATTATTTTAAATAATACCTTTTTTAAACGCTTAATCCGAGTCGGATTTTATTCTAAAAATAATATAAAAATGTTTCAAATTTTATTAAATTATCGTAACTCGGTTAAATTGGCAAAATCTGTAAGCGTAACAGAGGTTTTAAATCAAAAAGTAGACCCTAATTTAATTCAAGATAAAATCGTTTTGATTGGGACGACAGCAAGTTCCGGTAAAGGGGAATCTTGGTCAACTCCCTATAGCAAAAAACCTGTTCCTGGGTTATTTTTACAAGCAGAAATGGTGAGTCAAATTATATCGGCTGTATTAGATGGACGTGCATTAATCACAGTTTGGCCCATCAGTGTTGAACTCCTCTGGATTAGTTTGTGGTCGTTGTTGGGTGGGGGGTTAGCTTGGATCGTTCGAGATCAAGTAGGGTTGCTGGTGATTGTAGCAAGTGCTACGGGCGTGCTGTATGGGGTGTGTTGGTTGTTTTTAGTTCAGGGAGTTTGGGTTCCTTTAATAACACCCGGTTTAGGGTTGGTATTATCAACACTGCTCATCCGAGTGAAATAG
- a CDS encoding DUF1822 family protein, with protein MVNNRFHLDNQTLPMLIPQTAHEQARQFARQHPTPAKREQVYFNTLAVWIVNTYLQWMEISTELNTSDSWNPICQLGSNIADLKLTGKGRLECRPVREQEQSCFVPAEVWTNRIGYVAIRIFDSLKEAEIIGFVKQVNQEEIPLTQFRPFEDFFSDLNVLQRLEFPIKPAQLSLWLADVFEAGWQFISSDLTDEQQAFAIRSLSGDREEITQAAKLIDLGVQLGQITVALLVAFNIESDGRFAVRVRLYPMENQLYLPPGVRLILLGESQEIMQEVPSRLQDNYIQLPRFKGQPGERFQIRVVFGEVAVTEAFQI; from the coding sequence ATGGTCAATAATCGTTTTCATCTTGACAATCAAACCTTACCAATGTTGATTCCGCAAACCGCCCACGAACAAGCGCGACAGTTTGCCCGACAACATCCAACTCCTGCTAAACGAGAGCAAGTTTATTTTAATACTTTAGCAGTTTGGATCGTGAATACTTATTTACAATGGATGGAAATTTCCACTGAACTTAACACCAGCGATAGTTGGAATCCAATTTGTCAATTAGGGAGCAATATTGCGGATTTAAAACTCACTGGAAAGGGTCGTTTAGAATGTCGTCCTGTACGAGAACAAGAGCAAAGTTGTTTTGTTCCGGCGGAAGTCTGGACAAATCGCATTGGTTATGTGGCTATCAGGATTTTTGATTCTTTAAAAGAAGCGGAAATTATAGGATTTGTTAAACAGGTGAATCAAGAAGAAATTCCTTTAACACAATTTCGACCTTTTGAAGATTTTTTTTCGGATTTAAACGTATTACAACGATTAGAATTTCCGATTAAACCTGCCCAGTTAAGTTTGTGGTTGGCTGATGTTTTTGAAGCCGGATGGCAATTCATTTCATCCGATCTTACCGATGAACAACAGGCGTTTGCTATACGGAGTTTATCGGGAGATCGAGAGGAAATAACTCAAGCGGCAAAATTAATCGATTTGGGAGTACAATTAGGACAAATAACGGTTGCTTTATTAGTCGCTTTTAATATAGAATCCGATGGCAGATTTGCGGTGAGAGTTCGACTGTATCCGATGGAAAATCAATTGTATTTACCCCCTGGGGTTCGGTTAATTTTACTCGGAGAATCCCAAGAAATCATGCAGGAAGTTCCATCTCGTTTACAGGATAATTATATTCAACTTCCTCGGTTTAAAGGACAACCCGGAGAACGGTTTCAAATCCGAGTAGTGTTCGGTGAAGTTGCTGTTACTGAGGCGTTTCAAATTTAA
- a CDS encoding sigma-70 family RNA polymerase sigma factor produces the protein MSLTEFDKNLQQLIAQTCQFPPKTVERQRGLTQIYRVIQKSGKLWQENTSYYADAWQKTWLFFCLNLCESATGKCYNSELSSVITWLNNHLKWVLHNEKSKIEQQTNRMISNEILVENQLINILETLKAPEDVPPMLETVRKWAESDVTGELRNHHIRGRKDVTCQLLILRRLPPETNWKDLSQELGLPVSTLSSFYERNCTKYLRKFGEAEGYL, from the coding sequence ATGTCTTTAACAGAATTTGATAAAAATTTGCAGCAACTGATTGCTCAAACTTGCCAATTTCCACCGAAAACCGTAGAACGTCAGCGAGGTTTAACCCAAATTTATCGGGTCATTCAAAAATCAGGTAAACTTTGGCAGGAAAATACATCTTATTATGCAGACGCATGGCAGAAAACCTGGTTATTTTTTTGTTTAAATTTATGTGAATCGGCTACAGGTAAATGTTATAATTCCGAATTAAGTAGTGTTATTACTTGGCTGAATAACCATCTAAAATGGGTTTTACATAATGAGAAAAGTAAAATCGAACAACAAACTAATCGGATGATATCGAATGAAATTTTAGTTGAAAATCAATTGATTAATATTTTAGAAACTCTCAAAGCTCCTGAAGATGTTCCACCCATGTTAGAAACGGTGCGAAAATGGGCGGAAAGTGATGTTACTGGGGAGTTACGCAATCATCATATTCGCGGACGAAAGGATGTTACCTGTCAACTGCTTATTTTACGACGTTTACCCCCAGAAACCAATTGGAAAGACTTATCTCAAGAATTGGGTTTACCCGTTTCTACCCTCAGCAGTTTTTATGAACGAAATTGTACAAAATATTTGCGTAAATTTGGCGAGGCTGAGGGATATCTATAA